The Phoenix dactylifera cultivar Barhee BC4 chromosome 9, palm_55x_up_171113_PBpolish2nd_filt_p, whole genome shotgun sequence genome window below encodes:
- the LOC103704225 gene encoding uncharacterized protein LOC103704225 isoform X1: MIEGTIIAVCQFGGEFVSNDDGTMSYCGGEAHAINISCDMKFDDLKSELASMFNIDSSNLSIKYFLPGNQRTLIAISSDKDLRRMVDFNMSSITTDLYVSSKVDSSYEDCMLPRACRNIAADSGTSIVDKVGARRNVRSQKLTAISRSSKRVPRGRISVVVANTPKVVTGSTSENIRRTKANTAGKSNGRIVAADSVTPAASALTMDIVRQQRLVSADKTEGGATRRTLADSNAPIIVAVDTAENVGPQTAPWDCVITEVGQEFDNVKAFRDALCKYAFVKGFTYKYIKNDNVRVTVKCTVETCPWRIHASGSARKQKFMIKKFNNVHTCGAGTGDDGHQRATRHWLASIIKEKLLDNPLSKPKEIARDIYRDYGINLNYTQAWHAREAAQKELHFLQEEVCNRLPQLCKKIMEANPGSITTLAASVDSKVRRIFVSFHACLHGFEHGCRPLLFLDRIPLKANNQWKLLGAAAIDGDDCIFPVAFAAVEAETHNSWHWFLVQLKHAVSTSCSITIVSSRQKGLDESVPRVFEDSCHAYSLFHLIEELKAELKKGSYSDQVKDAIVDDFRSCAQAYVVDDFNTCIGRIKNISRDVAEWVMSTKPEHWSNALFRGSRYDHLSSNIVESLSRWIAVKDESTIVKLIDALHVKIKDVMDSRRQTSSTWDGTLTPSMEQKLQKEIPKASTLLVLCSSDSVFEVRGSTINVVNIASWECTCQRWQVTGLPCMHAIAVFNRVGKSSYDYCSRYFRCESYRLAYSQSINPVPDVESISSVSNSYPPRSQHPLGRRKRRRINPHKTNIRPLHCSRCKEAGHNKATCEA, from the exons ATGATAGAGGGGACCATTATAGCTGTTTGCCAATTTGGTGGCGAGTTTGTCTCAAATGACGATGGAACTATGTCCTACTGTGGTGGAGAAGCTCATGCAATAAATATCAGCTGTGACATGAAGTTTGATGATCTCAAGTCAGAATTAGCAAGTATGTTTAACATTGACAGTAGTAACTTGTCTATCAAGTACTTTCTTCCAGGCAACCAACGAACTCTTATTGCAATATCTAGTGACAAAGATCTAAGGCGCATGGTTGATTTTAATATGAGTTCTATAACAACAGATCTATATGTCTCAAGTAAGGTTGACAGCAG tTACGAGGACTGTATGCTTCCTAGGGCATGTAGGAATATTGCTGCTGACTCAGGTACCTCTATAGTTGACAAAGTTGGTGCTCGCCGTAATGTCAGATCACAGAAGCTTACAGCTATCAGCAGAAGTAGCAAAAG GGTGCCTAGGGGTAGGATTTCTGTGGTGGTTGCAAATACGCCTAAAGTTGTGACTGGTTCCACCAGTGAAAATATTAGACGGACAAAAGCAAACACTGCAGGAAAAAGTAATGGGAG GATTGTTGCAGCTGATTCAGTTACACCTGCTGCCTCTGCCCTGACTATGGACATTGTTAGACAGCAGAGATTGGTCTCTGCTGACAAGACTGAAGGCGG GGCAACTAGGAGAACTCTAGCTGACTCAAACGCACCTATCATTGTAGCTGTAGACACTGCTGAGAATGTTGGACCACAGACTGCTCCTTGGGATTGTGTCATTACTGAAGTTGGGCAAGAATTTGATAACGTGAAAGCCTTTCGTGATGCACTGTGTAAATATGCTTTTGTCAAAGGTTTCACATACAAATATATAAAGAATGACAATGTTCGTGTGACTGTTAAATGCACTGTAGAGACTTGTCCATGGCGGATACATGCATCAGGGTCAGCTCGTAAGCAGAAATTTATGATCAAGAAATTCAACAATGTACACACATGTGGAGCAGGAACTGGTGATGATGGACACCAGCGAGCAACGAGACATTGGTTAGCAAGTATTATTAAGGAAAAGTTACTTGACAATCCACTGTCAAAACCCAAAGAGATTGCAAGAGATATTTATCGAGATTATGGAATTAATTTGAACTACACTCAAGCTTGGCATGCAAGAGAGGCTGCCCAGAAAGAGCTTCATTTCTTGCAGGAAGAGGTATGCAATCGGTTGCCTCAGTTATGTAAAAAAATAATGGAGGCTAATCCTGGCAGTATAACCACATTAGCTGCATCAGTTGATTCAAAGGTTCGTCGCATATTTGTCTCTTTTCATGCCTGTCTTCATGGTTTTGAGCATGGCTGCcgtcctcttctttttcttgatagAATTCCTCTAAaagcaaataatcaatggaaGTTACTAGGTGCAGCTGCCATCGATGGAGATGATTGTATCTTTCCGGTTGCCTTTGCAGCAGTGGAAGCTGAGACTCATAATAGTTGGCATTGGTTTTTAGTACAGTTAAAACATGCAGTATCAACATCTTGTAGCATAACGATTGTGTCTAGTAGACAGAAGGGCCTAGATGAGTCCGTGCCTAGAGTTTTTGAGGATAGTTGCCATGCATATTCTCTGTTTCATCTAATCGAAGAATTGAAAGCAGAGTTGAAGAAGGGTTCTTATTCAGATCAAGTTAAGGAtgcaattgttgatgatttcagAAGTTGTGCCCAAGCTTATGTAGTTGATGACTTCAATACATGCATTGGTAGAATAAAGAATATTTCAAGAGATGTTGCTGAATGGGTAATGTCCACTAAGCCTGAACATTGGTCAAATGCCCTGTTTAGAGGTTCACGGTATGATCATCTCTCATCGAACATTGTAGAATCATTAAGCAGATGGATTGCAGTGAAAGATGAGTCAACAATAGTGAAGTTGATTGATGCATTGCATGTTAAGATAAAGGATGTTATGGATTCTCGTAGGCAAACTTCTAGCACATGGGATGGAACACTGACGCCATCAATGGAGCAAAAATTGCAGAAGGAGATCCCCAAGGCCAGCACACTTCTTGTTTTATGTTCTTCTGATTCTGTGTTTGAGGTTCGTGGTAGTACAATAAACGTTGTTAATATTGCTAGTTGGGAATGCACATGTCAGAGGTGGCAGGTTACGGGATTACCTTGCATGCATGCTATTGCAGTTTTCAATCGTGTTGGTAAATCTTCTTATGACTATTGCTCGAGATATTTCAGATGTGAAAGCTATCGCTTGGCCTATTCACAATCAATTAACCCAGTACCAGATGTTGAGAGCATTAGTTCTGTTTCAAATTCATATCCCCCTCGTTCTCAGCACCCACTGGGACGGCGAAAGAGAAGGCGAATTAATCCTCATAAGACAAATATTAGGCCACTCCACTGTAGTAGGTGCAAAGAAGCTGGGCATAACAAGGCAACCTGTGAAGCATAG
- the LOC103704225 gene encoding uncharacterized protein LOC103704225 isoform X2, which translates to MIEGTIIAVCQFGGEFVSNDDGTMSYCGGEAHAINISCDMKFDDLKSELASMFNIDSSNLSIKYFLPGNQRTLIAISSDKDLRRMVDFNMSSITTDLYVSSKVDSSYEDCMLPRACRNIAADSGTSIVDKVGARRNVRSQKLTAISRSSKRVPRGRISVVVANTPKVVTGSTSENIRRTKANTAGKSNGRIVAADSVTPAASALTMDIVRQQRLVSADKTEGGATRRTLADSNAPIIVAVDTAENVGPQTAPWDCVITEVGQEFDNVKAFRDALCKYAFVKGFTYKYIKNDNVRVTVKCTVETCPWRIHASGSARKQKFMIKKFNNVHTCGAGTGDDGHQRATRHWLASIIKEKLLDNPLSKPKEIARDIYRDYGINLNYTQAWHAREAAQKELHFLQEEVCNRLPQLCKKIMEANPGSITTLAASVDSKVRRIFVSFHACLHGFEHGCRPLLFLDRIPLKANNQWKLLGAAAIDGDDCIFPVAFAAVEAETHNSWHWFLVQLKHAVSTSCSITIVSSRQKGLDESVPRVFEDSCHAYSLFHLIEELKAELKKGSYSDQVKDAIVDDFRSCAQAYVVDDFNTCIGRIKNISRDVAEWVMSTKPEHWSNALFRGSRYDHLSSNIVESLSRWIAVKDESTIVKLIDALHVKIKDVMDSRRQTSSTWDGTLTPSMEQKLQKEIPKASTLLVLCSSDSVFEAWLISLGLLL; encoded by the exons ATGATAGAGGGGACCATTATAGCTGTTTGCCAATTTGGTGGCGAGTTTGTCTCAAATGACGATGGAACTATGTCCTACTGTGGTGGAGAAGCTCATGCAATAAATATCAGCTGTGACATGAAGTTTGATGATCTCAAGTCAGAATTAGCAAGTATGTTTAACATTGACAGTAGTAACTTGTCTATCAAGTACTTTCTTCCAGGCAACCAACGAACTCTTATTGCAATATCTAGTGACAAAGATCTAAGGCGCATGGTTGATTTTAATATGAGTTCTATAACAACAGATCTATATGTCTCAAGTAAGGTTGACAGCAG tTACGAGGACTGTATGCTTCCTAGGGCATGTAGGAATATTGCTGCTGACTCAGGTACCTCTATAGTTGACAAAGTTGGTGCTCGCCGTAATGTCAGATCACAGAAGCTTACAGCTATCAGCAGAAGTAGCAAAAG GGTGCCTAGGGGTAGGATTTCTGTGGTGGTTGCAAATACGCCTAAAGTTGTGACTGGTTCCACCAGTGAAAATATTAGACGGACAAAAGCAAACACTGCAGGAAAAAGTAATGGGAG GATTGTTGCAGCTGATTCAGTTACACCTGCTGCCTCTGCCCTGACTATGGACATTGTTAGACAGCAGAGATTGGTCTCTGCTGACAAGACTGAAGGCGG GGCAACTAGGAGAACTCTAGCTGACTCAAACGCACCTATCATTGTAGCTGTAGACACTGCTGAGAATGTTGGACCACAGACTGCTCCTTGGGATTGTGTCATTACTGAAGTTGGGCAAGAATTTGATAACGTGAAAGCCTTTCGTGATGCACTGTGTAAATATGCTTTTGTCAAAGGTTTCACATACAAATATATAAAGAATGACAATGTTCGTGTGACTGTTAAATGCACTGTAGAGACTTGTCCATGGCGGATACATGCATCAGGGTCAGCTCGTAAGCAGAAATTTATGATCAAGAAATTCAACAATGTACACACATGTGGAGCAGGAACTGGTGATGATGGACACCAGCGAGCAACGAGACATTGGTTAGCAAGTATTATTAAGGAAAAGTTACTTGACAATCCACTGTCAAAACCCAAAGAGATTGCAAGAGATATTTATCGAGATTATGGAATTAATTTGAACTACACTCAAGCTTGGCATGCAAGAGAGGCTGCCCAGAAAGAGCTTCATTTCTTGCAGGAAGAGGTATGCAATCGGTTGCCTCAGTTATGTAAAAAAATAATGGAGGCTAATCCTGGCAGTATAACCACATTAGCTGCATCAGTTGATTCAAAGGTTCGTCGCATATTTGTCTCTTTTCATGCCTGTCTTCATGGTTTTGAGCATGGCTGCcgtcctcttctttttcttgatagAATTCCTCTAAaagcaaataatcaatggaaGTTACTAGGTGCAGCTGCCATCGATGGAGATGATTGTATCTTTCCGGTTGCCTTTGCAGCAGTGGAAGCTGAGACTCATAATAGTTGGCATTGGTTTTTAGTACAGTTAAAACATGCAGTATCAACATCTTGTAGCATAACGATTGTGTCTAGTAGACAGAAGGGCCTAGATGAGTCCGTGCCTAGAGTTTTTGAGGATAGTTGCCATGCATATTCTCTGTTTCATCTAATCGAAGAATTGAAAGCAGAGTTGAAGAAGGGTTCTTATTCAGATCAAGTTAAGGAtgcaattgttgatgatttcagAAGTTGTGCCCAAGCTTATGTAGTTGATGACTTCAATACATGCATTGGTAGAATAAAGAATATTTCAAGAGATGTTGCTGAATGGGTAATGTCCACTAAGCCTGAACATTGGTCAAATGCCCTGTTTAGAGGTTCACGGTATGATCATCTCTCATCGAACATTGTAGAATCATTAAGCAGATGGATTGCAGTGAAAGATGAGTCAACAATAGTGAAGTTGATTGATGCATTGCATGTTAAGATAAAGGATGTTATGGATTCTCGTAGGCAAACTTCTAGCACATGGGATGGAACACTGACGCCATCAATGGAGCAAAAATTGCAGAAGGAGATCCCCAAGGCCAGCACACTTCTTGTTTTATGTTCTTCTGATTCTGTGTTTGAG GCTTGGTTGATCTCTCTTGGGCTTTTACTGTGA
- the LOC103704332 gene encoding recQ-mediated genome instability protein 1, producing MERSTEAAVEGVLEALTSRGWRFRDLDEEVRALIRSYEASSSSSSSLLAVEMVESELLNMDLRSFGGKSIPDASSLKKFSHLRGPIVLQVVSSRDIYLSSIDGSFKNSQYLRRLLRLGLTDGHSEVIAIEYAPIPSITEVIIPGTKVRLEKKIPIHNGILCLNSEVVTVMGGTVQSLHEEWRMSQKYSGFSRLAPKLSQNDDGAGPPPFEKLHIGARPYRVDQLHSSHEADGKQVGRKIHLVVDKGHHSNDPGANNMTNDPKDSVTERAEDKPCSSDARPKEVSEAVPVQNQAAAQKLLQKMSQPSHEDKHPRGHKNRYKARQEETPVFTLDEWERRKGTNWKPMVTGEVQDVSHDEALARQLQSQLDLEDIYGKTGQAEAEQLRMSMFNFGGAEEGKNDGRREFRGRGRGRRRFR from the exons ATGGAGAGGAGCACCGAAGCCGCCGTAGAGGGTGTTTTAGAAGCCCTAACGTCGAGGGGATGGCGTTTCAGGGACCTCGACGAGGAGGTGCGAGCTCTCATCCGGAGCTACGAGGCCTCttcgtcttcctcctcttccttgttGGCGGTGGAAATGGTCGAATCGGAGCTCTTGAACATGGATTTGCGGTCGTTCGGAGGGAAATCGATCCCCGATGCTTCCTCTTTAAAGAAATTCTCCCATCTCCGAGGCCCCATAGTCTTGCAG GTAGTTTCTTCACGGGATATATACCTAAGCAGCATTGATGGTTCCTTCAAAAACTCACAGTATCTTCGTCGTCTCCTTCGATTAGGTCTAACTGATGGGCACTCTGAAGTAATTGCCATAGAGTATGCCCCAATTCCATCGATCACTGAAGTAATAATTCCTGGCACTAAG GTCCGCTTAGAGAAAAAAATTCCAATACATAATGGGATATTGTGCCTGAATTCTGAAGTTGTGACTGTAATGGGAGGTACTGTACAATCTCTCCATGAAGAGTGGCGAATGAGTCAGAAGTATTCAGGCTTTTCTCGCTTAGCCCCAAAGTTGTCTCAGAATGATGATGGTGCTGGTCCTCCCCCATTCGAGAAGTTACATATTGGAGCGCGTCCGTATAGGGTGGACCAACTACATAGTTCTCATG AAGCTGATGGAAAACAAGTAGGACGTAAAATCCATCTGGTGGTAGACAAAGGACACCATTCTAATGATCCAGGAGCAAATAATATGACCAATGATCCAAAGGACTCTGTAACTGAAAGGGCTGAAGATAAACCTTGTAGTTCTGATGCCAGACCAAAAGAAG TGAGCGAAGCTGTTCCTGTTCAAAACCAAGCCGCTGCACAGAAGCTTCTGCAGAAAATGAGCCAGCCATCACATGAAGACAAGCATCCTCGGGGTCACAAAAACAGATATAAAGCCAGACAAGAGGAGACTCCAGTTTTCACTTTAGATGAATGGGAAAGGAGAAAAGGCACTAACTGGAAGCCCATGGTGACAGGGGAAGTCCAAGATGTTAGCCATGATGAGGCGCTAGCTCGACAGCTTCAGAGCCAATTGGATCTAGAAGATATCTAC GGAAAGACTGGACAGGCAGAGGCAGAACAGTTGCGGATGAGCATGTTCAATTTTGGTGGGGCAGAAGAGGGGAAGAATGATGGCAGGAGAGAATTCAGAGGAAGGggaagggggagaagaagatTCAGATAA